Within the candidate division WOR-3 bacterium genome, the region TTCAAGGCAACAACCCCGCCATTTGTTGCGCCATAGATGATGGAATCGCTGACTACAATTTCATAAATGTAGTTATGATTGGTATAATAAAAGGGTTTCAAAGAAATGGTAATTAAAAATAGCGTAGGGAAAATCATTTACAGAGCCATTTCTTGTTAAGCAATGACATCAGGCGCAATTTCCAGACAAGCCAAAAAGCCTCCCAGATTATCTTTTTTGACATCTTTGAAATGCCGGCCCGCCGCTCTACAAAAATAATGGGAATTTCCTTTATTGATAAACCCGCATGGAATACACCATAAACGCTTTGAATTTGGAAACCATATCCGTCAACCTTAAACTTCTGCCAGTTTACCTTTTCTAAGGCCCTTCGGGAATAGCATTTAAATCCGCTGGTAAGGTCTTTCACTGGCACACCAGTCACAATCCGGGCAAAGACACAGGCAAAATAAGAAAGTAAAAGTCGTTTCATCGGCCAGTTCACAACACTCACCCCATTTATATATCGGGAACCGATTATCAAATCATATTTGTCCAGCAG harbors:
- a CDS encoding polyprenol monophosphomannose synthase, whose translation is YNESENIEKIINAVLSKSEQLEVLVIDDNSSDNTAKIVENMMKKNNKIHIIKRPRKMGLGTAYVSGFGYALENDYDFVFEMDADFSHDPNDLPRFIALLDKYDLIIGSRYINGVSVVNWPMKRLLLSYFACVFARIVTGVPVKDLTSGFKCYSRRALEKVNWQKFKVDGYGFQIQSVYGVFHAGLSIKEIPIIFVERRAGISKMSKKIIWEAFWLVWKLRLMSLLNKKWLCK